A stretch of Bos taurus isolate L1 Dominette 01449 registration number 42190680 breed Hereford chromosome 5, ARS-UCD2.0, whole genome shotgun sequence DNA encodes these proteins:
- the COPS7A gene encoding COP9 signalosome complex subunit 7a isoform X2 produces the protein MQLTFWDPSCPKKTGRLLSLLSSAVESENRGEGRELAESDFASTFRLLTVFAYGTYADYLAEARNLPPLTEAQKNKLRHLSVVTLAAKVKCIPYAVLLEALALRNVRQLEDLVIEAVYADVLRGSLDQRHQRLEVDYSIGRDIQRQDLSAIARTLQEWCVGCEVVLSGIEEQVSRANQHKEQQLGLKQQIESEVANLKKTIKVTTAAAAAATSQDPEQHLTELREPAPGTNQRQPSKKASKGKGLRGSAKIWSKSN, from the exons ATGCAGTTAACCTTTTGGGATCCTTCTTGTCCAAAGAAAACTGGCCGCCTTCTTTCCCTGCTTTCCTCTGCAGTGGAATCAGAGAATcgaggggaaggaagagag CTGGCTGAGAGCGACTTCGCTTCCACGTTCCGGCTGCTCACAGTGTTTGCTTATGGGACGTACGCTGACTACTTAG ccGAAGCCCGGAATCTTCCCCCACTCACAGAGGCTCAGAAGAATAAGCTTCGACACCTATCGGTCGTCACCTTAGCTGCCAAAGTCAAG TGTATCCCCTATGCAGTGCTGCTGGAGGCGCTGGCCCTGCGCAACGTGAGGCAGCTAGAAGACCTGGTCATCGAGGCCGTGTACGCCGACGTGCTGCGCGGCTCCCTGGACCAGCGCCACCAGCGGCTGGAGGTCGACTACAGCATCGGGCGAGACATCCAGCGCCAGGACCTCAGCGCCATCGCCCGGACCCTGCAGGAGTG GTGTGTGGGCTGCGAGGTGGTCCTGTCAGGCATTGAGGAGCAGGTGAGCCGGGCCAACCAGCACAAGGAGCAGCAGCTGGGCTTGAAGCAGCAGATCGAGAGTGAG GTCGCCAACCTGAAGAAAACCATTAAGGTTACAACAGCCGCGGCGGCCGCGGCCACATCTCAGGACCCCGAGCAGCACCTGACTGAGCTGAGGGAGCCGGCCCCGGGCACCAACCAGCGCCAGCCCAGCAAAAAAGCCTCCAAGGGCAAGGG GCTCCGAGGGAGCGCCAAGATTTGGTCCAAGTCGAACTGA
- the COPS7A gene encoding COP9 signalosome complex subunit 7a, protein MSAEVKVTGQNQEQFLLLAKSAKGAALATLIHQVLEAPGVYVFGELLDMPNVRELAESDFASTFRLLTVFAYGTYADYLAEARNLPPLTEAQKNKLRHLSVVTLAAKVKCIPYAVLLEALALRNVRQLEDLVIEAVYADVLRGSLDQRHQRLEVDYSIGRDIQRQDLSAIARTLQEWCVGCEVVLSGIEEQVSRANQHKEQQLGLKQQIESEVANLKKTIKVTTAAAAAATSQDPEQHLTELREPAPGTNQRQPSKKASKGKGLRGSAKIWSKSN, encoded by the exons ATGAGTGCGGAGGTCAAGGTGACAGGGCAGAACCAGGAGCAGTTTCTGCTCCTGGCCAAGTCCGCCAAGGGGGCAGCGCTGGCCACACTCATCCACCAGGTGCTGGAGGCCCCTGGTGTCTACGTGTTTGGGGAACTGCTGGATATGCCTAATGTTAGAGAG CTGGCTGAGAGCGACTTCGCTTCCACGTTCCGGCTGCTCACAGTGTTTGCTTATGGGACGTACGCTGACTACTTAG ccGAAGCCCGGAATCTTCCCCCACTCACAGAGGCTCAGAAGAATAAGCTTCGACACCTATCGGTCGTCACCTTAGCTGCCAAAGTCAAG TGTATCCCCTATGCAGTGCTGCTGGAGGCGCTGGCCCTGCGCAACGTGAGGCAGCTAGAAGACCTGGTCATCGAGGCCGTGTACGCCGACGTGCTGCGCGGCTCCCTGGACCAGCGCCACCAGCGGCTGGAGGTCGACTACAGCATCGGGCGAGACATCCAGCGCCAGGACCTCAGCGCCATCGCCCGGACCCTGCAGGAGTG GTGTGTGGGCTGCGAGGTGGTCCTGTCAGGCATTGAGGAGCAGGTGAGCCGGGCCAACCAGCACAAGGAGCAGCAGCTGGGCTTGAAGCAGCAGATCGAGAGTGAG GTCGCCAACCTGAAGAAAACCATTAAGGTTACAACAGCCGCGGCGGCCGCGGCCACATCTCAGGACCCCGAGCAGCACCTGACTGAGCTGAGGGAGCCGGCCCCGGGCACCAACCAGCGCCAGCCCAGCAAAAAAGCCTCCAAGGGCAAGGG GCTCCGAGGGAGCGCCAAGATTTGGTCCAAGTCGAACTGA